From the genome of Nodosilinea sp. FACHB-141, one region includes:
- a CDS encoding PD-(D/E)XK nuclease family protein: MQPYQEQEDLLKRFIIDNRDFDELEAKIFRFNVFEAVGMVRQEIKHSNFLQFLLNPLEKHQLDDLFLKKLLIEVLRNAEVTSSDDLDIANFCFDDANIRREWRYIDLLIHSPSNNFVCVIENKVDSTEGFNQLQTYQSVIDREFPYCKKLFIYLTKEGDTASQSEWLSLSYGTIANIIEKICEERQSSLSPDIEISMRHYVDLIRRHLMSESDIAELCRKIYKEHRQAIDLIYEHRPDMRSDVEACLTQLIQEFAEPANLDLDSVQGKWIRFAPKEWDTLAFQSACSSGWSKKQRLLLLEFWNDPQSLELRLVIGPGDKKFKQPIYQKLCELGISGLKRCKNREISYTQAYGVQVLNPTDYEEGNLQELQDKIRDFWLTYINGDLKVIRNAIFEEFEKTTD, translated from the coding sequence ATGCAGCCCTATCAGGAACAGGAAGACCTTCTCAAAAGATTCATAATCGATAACAGAGATTTTGATGAACTGGAAGCTAAAATCTTTCGCTTCAACGTTTTTGAAGCCGTAGGTATGGTGCGCCAAGAAATCAAGCACTCTAACTTTCTCCAATTCCTCCTCAACCCTCTCGAAAAGCATCAACTCGACGACCTCTTCCTCAAAAAGCTGCTCATCGAAGTCCTACGTAATGCAGAGGTTACTTCTTCAGACGATCTCGACATCGCTAATTTCTGCTTCGACGATGCCAATATTCGCCGTGAATGGCGGTACATCGATCTGCTGATTCACTCCCCCAGCAACAACTTTGTCTGCGTCATTGAAAACAAAGTTGATTCTACCGAAGGCTTCAATCAGCTCCAAACCTATCAATCCGTCATTGATCGCGAGTTTCCCTACTGCAAAAAGCTGTTCATCTACCTCACCAAAGAAGGTGACACAGCATCCCAATCTGAGTGGCTGTCCTTGAGCTATGGCACCATCGCCAACATCATCGAAAAAATCTGCGAAGAACGCCAATCTAGCCTCAGCCCCGACATCGAAATCTCGATGCGCCACTACGTCGATCTAATTAGGAGACACCTCATGAGCGAGTCAGACATCGCCGAACTGTGCCGAAAAATCTACAAAGAGCATCGGCAAGCGATCGACCTTATTTATGAACATCGGCCTGATATGCGATCGGATGTCGAGGCGTGCCTCACTCAGCTCATTCAAGAATTTGCCGAACCCGCAAATCTCGATCTGGATTCTGTTCAGGGTAAATGGATTCGCTTCGCCCCTAAAGAGTGGGACACCCTAGCATTTCAAAGCGCTTGCAGCAGCGGATGGTCGAAAAAGCAAAGGCTACTGCTATTAGAGTTCTGGAATGATCCTCAAAGCCTTGAATTGCGATTAGTCATTGGCCCTGGTGATAAAAAATTCAAGCAGCCTATCTATCAAAAGCTGTGTGAACTCGGCATCAGTGGTCTAAAGCGCTGCAAAAACAGAGAGATCAGCTACACCCAAGCGTATGGTGTTCAAGTCCTTAACCCTACAGACTATGAGGAAGGCAATTTACAGGAACTCCAAGATAAAATCCGAGATTTCTGGCTCACTTACATCAATGGTGACCTGAAAGTAATTCGCAATGCAATATTTGAAGAATTCGAGAAAACAACAGATTAG
- a CDS encoding GNAT family N-acetyltransferase: MALNMTQIAEKNLRHFLLCIGRYMEHEEYDRERIHWIVPRSPVSYYNAVLQTQLQSHEVSSEIEKFIERLQYWKVFGHWFITPSTQPSGLDALLVQHEFTFIEEEPQLFYDLNQTDSLPPQRADLEVQLVRNQASLDVYAGILAHGFEDSAWVSEVFQRLGLSDQAPFQHYVGYFEGSPIATASLLNCGDTAGVYFVCVHPNYRRRGFGIAILIDVLRKAWQQGYKHVTLGATTEGYDLYLKLGFQKVCDFRFYEFKY, from the coding sequence ATGGCGCTTAACATGACCCAAATCGCTGAAAAGAATTTACGACACTTCCTGCTATGCATAGGTAGGTACATGGAGCATGAAGAATATGATCGCGAAAGGATCCATTGGATCGTCCCTCGATCGCCTGTTTCTTATTACAATGCCGTACTGCAAACTCAGCTCCAGAGCCATGAGGTCTCAAGTGAGATCGAGAAGTTTATTGAGCGGTTGCAGTATTGGAAAGTTTTTGGGCATTGGTTCATCACTCCGTCAACCCAACCCTCTGGGCTGGACGCGCTATTGGTTCAACACGAATTTACCTTCATTGAGGAAGAACCACAACTTTTCTACGATCTAAATCAGACTGATTCTCTTCCTCCTCAACGAGCCGATTTGGAAGTTCAGCTAGTGAGGAATCAAGCATCGTTAGATGTCTATGCTGGTATCCTTGCCCATGGATTCGAGGACTCTGCTTGGGTAAGTGAAGTTTTCCAGCGTCTCGGCCTGAGTGATCAGGCTCCTTTCCAGCATTACGTGGGTTATTTTGAAGGTAGCCCAATAGCTACAGCCTCTCTACTCAATTGTGGAGATACTGCTGGCGTCTATTTTGTTTGTGTACATCCCAATTACCGTCGTCGGGGCTTTGGGATTGCAATTTTAATCGATGTCTTACGAAAGGCCTGGCAGCAAGGATATAAACACGTAACTCTAGGTGCAACTACTGAGGGTTATGACTTGTATTTGAAATTAGGTTTCCAAAAAGTTTGTGATTTCAGATTTTACGAGTTTAAGTACTAA
- a CDS encoding AAA family ATPase — protein sequence MARADVLKKLLLTYQRRDDRAFREVVALIIEEERRKHHSVLANELEQIINNGQGEVPARNGFTAFDRPPVDADKGVPLLEVRHPDRYFDDLVLEPAITKLLERVVYEFRSWEVLEANGLSPTRRVLFCGPSGCGKTVAAEAIASELGLPMLYVRFDAVVSSLLGETASNLRKVFDYAQRGQWVMFFDEFDAIGRSRDDPTEHGEIKRVVNSFLQILDNFKGRSLVIAATNFERAIDPAIWRRFDDMVRFEKPSSDQLRRLLEKRLKPAQFTTTQVKELVAGLENATYADAERVCLDIRKLGTLEGRRKVEPQDISDALERYAYRQSIFERSVGDAVPMVDKE from the coding sequence ATGGCACGAGCGGATGTCCTCAAAAAGCTGTTGCTAACCTACCAAAGGCGGGACGATCGCGCCTTTCGGGAGGTTGTGGCGCTGATTATTGAGGAGGAGCGGCGGAAGCATCACTCGGTCTTGGCCAACGAGCTAGAGCAAATTATCAACAATGGGCAAGGCGAAGTCCCCGCTCGCAATGGGTTTACCGCTTTTGACCGTCCCCCAGTTGACGCTGATAAGGGGGTACCGCTGCTGGAGGTACGGCATCCTGACCGTTATTTCGATGACTTGGTGCTAGAGCCTGCCATTACCAAGCTGCTGGAGCGGGTAGTGTACGAGTTCCGGTCTTGGGAGGTATTGGAGGCGAACGGGCTGAGCCCTACCCGGCGGGTGCTGTTTTGTGGCCCCTCTGGCTGTGGCAAGACGGTGGCAGCCGAGGCGATCGCATCTGAACTAGGCCTACCCATGCTCTATGTTCGCTTTGACGCGGTGGTATCGTCGCTGCTGGGGGAAACAGCCTCGAACCTGCGTAAGGTGTTTGACTACGCCCAGCGGGGGCAGTGGGTGATGTTTTTTGATGAGTTTGATGCCATTGGCCGATCGCGGGATGACCCAACGGAGCATGGCGAAATTAAGCGGGTGGTCAACTCGTTTTTGCAGATTTTGGATAACTTTAAGGGGCGATCGCTAGTGATTGCCGCAACCAATTTTGAACGGGCCATTGACCCGGCGATTTGGCGGCGGTTTGACGATATGGTGCGGTTTGAGAAGCCCTCCTCAGATCAGCTCAGGCGGCTGCTTGAAAAGCGGCTGAAGCCTGCTCAGTTCACTACGACTCAGGTTAAAGAGCTGGTCGCTGGTCTAGAAAATGCAACCTATGCCGATGCTGAGCGGGTCTGCCTCGATATCCGCAAGCTGGGTACCCTAGAGGGGCGGCGCAAGGTAGAGCCGCAGGATATTTCTGACGCCTTAGAGCGCTACGCCTATCGTCAGAGCATTTTTGAGCGATCGGTCGGCGATGCTGTGCCGATGGTGGATAAGGAGTAA
- a CDS encoding ParA family protein: MTKVISLINLKGGVGKTTTTVQLAECLVSEFGQKVLVIDLDPQTNATVALIGEEKWEHLDRQGQTIFHLFEDKLEHKHTFNLEKAIQRNASNLEGMEDLHLLSSSIRLIDIQDRISDVAQKTNYALAPYEVIKLCLKDVLLDYDYVLIDCPPNLGTITRNGIEISDYFLIPTIPDSLSTYGIPQIIKTIHQFSQDRNIKICCLGLVITKYISISTAHQRGKQTLEPRFKEIFRALNLPLAPVFRTIIPQANATAEAVNFHDSSHTTFKKKYGNSQSGGQYLYQYVMKLTEELMEYAGQ, encoded by the coding sequence ATGACTAAAGTTATTAGTCTTATTAATTTGAAGGGTGGCGTCGGCAAAACTACGACTACTGTTCAATTAGCTGAGTGCCTAGTGTCTGAGTTTGGCCAAAAAGTTCTTGTCATCGATCTCGATCCTCAGACGAATGCCACTGTTGCTCTTATTGGGGAAGAAAAGTGGGAACACTTAGACCGTCAGGGACAAACCATCTTCCATCTTTTCGAGGATAAGCTTGAACATAAACATACTTTTAATCTCGAAAAGGCAATTCAAAGGAATGCTTCAAACTTAGAAGGGATGGAAGATCTTCATTTACTCTCTTCCAGCATTCGGCTTATTGACATTCAAGACCGAATTTCTGATGTGGCCCAGAAAACCAACTATGCTCTTGCACCATATGAAGTAATTAAGCTATGCCTAAAAGATGTGCTTTTGGACTATGACTATGTATTGATAGACTGCCCACCCAACCTCGGAACTATCACTCGTAACGGCATTGAAATCAGTGATTATTTTTTGATTCCAACTATTCCCGATTCTCTTTCAACTTATGGCATTCCTCAAATCATAAAAACCATTCATCAATTCTCACAAGATAGAAATATAAAGATTTGCTGCCTAGGCTTAGTAATCACTAAATATATCTCTATTTCAACAGCTCATCAACGAGGAAAACAAACTCTGGAACCTCGCTTCAAAGAAATATTTCGTGCTCTTAACTTACCTCTGGCCCCGGTTTTTAGGACAATAATACCTCAGGCCAATGCTACAGCTGAGGCTGTCAATTTTCATGATTCTAGTCATACTACTTTTAAGAAAAAGTATGGCAATAGTCAGTCTGGTGGTCAGTATCTCTACCAGTACGTCATGAAACTAACAGAGGAGCTGATGGAATATGCCGGACAATAA
- a CDS encoding Eco57I restriction-modification methylase domain-containing protein, translating into MSTAHHHAEWLSLVEASGPFVSLPVLLQAFPQGLEAHDPDAMRRLKLAHEEWDDNQQGTRHDPAIHRAWVEFVLTETLELPEEVLLSGQSIPAGLQVTIAEQGETLRPDWVVVNPDEGHKRRLLVQIYPASQSLEKSVKGSRWAASPATRMMELLHACDVRLGLITNGDHWMLVNAPKGETTGYISWYATLWQEENVTLRAFRSLLGVERFFNVPDEETLDALLAQSVNSQQEVTDQLGYQVRRAVEVLVQSIDRIDQDRNRDLLRGTTETRLYEAALTVMMRLVFLFFAEENQLIPPQETEFYDTFYAVTTLREQLREQADQNGEEILERKHDAWCRLLATFRAVHGGVHHDALYIPAYGGSLFNPDRFPFLEGRKADTHWLEVAADPIPVNNRTVLHLLEALQVLQVRVPGGGVESRKLSFRALDIEQIGHVYEGLLDHTAVRATEPILGLEGSKNKEPEVSLTALEQQWQKGEAALVEFLAKQTGRSPAALKKRIPAPHPSASPGGEGEGSVGTQGNKLLIACNNDQALCHRVLPWVGLIRLDTFDYPTVIPAGSVFVTQGSDRRETGTHYTPKTLTEEIVKYTLEPLVYEGVAEGKPKEDWRLKSATELLALKVCDMAMGSGAFLVQVCRYLSERLVEAWEMEEPSCGIAVPAVQTPGASQRPILRILPDGSLSMAEPGEAILPNDPDERLAVARRIMADRCLYGVDKNPMAVEMAKLSLWLITLQKNRPFTFLDHALRCGDSLLGVTRREQIEFLHLNPDNEAVQLRTVSEIWRPLLAQAIAKRQELESFTVNDIQDLARKEALQAEAEALTSNIKIAADYLIGEALAQAGKTGNLKGEDLGVLSGLVTDALEEPDEQQRENKLRQIREKAQRMLNSGKPEGQPTREPFHWALEFPEVFLEEGAPTGFSAIVGNPPFQGGGKISDTLGTNYRDLLVHFIARQKGSADLCAYFFLRANQTTQVHGNLGLLATSTIAEGDTRSVGLEQLSNSSLTIYRAIANRQWYGNATVRISAIWLSKKQWLNKFYLDEKPVHGITTFLTLPGKVAGEPFKLSVNRARVFKGHNVYGMGFFLSSEEAQNLVNKNKRNNEVILPYLNGEELNSSSSQPASRYVINFRNWTYEEASQYGEVLKIVEERVKPQRANNKRRARREKWWLYGDYAIGLEKAIQDMDRVLAIAIISGSGAFTFVPNNQVFAHKLAVFPIDDFASFSVLQSGFHYCWAWKYSSTNLSLLNYSPSDCFETFPFPENTDTLETIGETYYTHRQTIMKTRQEGLTKTYNHFHDPTCTDPDIQTLRHLHIQMDTAVAAAYGWHDIPLNHDFHDTKQGLRFTISEEARREVLDRLLALNHHRYAEEVAQGLHDKKKGKGKGKKQAPKKSQTNESSIQGNLF; encoded by the coding sequence ATGTCCACTGCCCACCACCATGCTGAATGGTTATCCCTAGTCGAAGCCTCTGGCCCCTTTGTCAGCCTGCCGGTGCTGCTGCAAGCCTTCCCCCAGGGGTTAGAGGCCCACGACCCCGACGCCATGCGGCGGCTGAAACTGGCCCACGAAGAGTGGGACGACAACCAGCAGGGCACTCGCCACGACCCCGCCATTCACCGGGCCTGGGTAGAGTTTGTGCTGACCGAGACCCTGGAGCTACCGGAGGAAGTGCTGCTCAGTGGCCAGAGCATTCCAGCCGGGTTGCAGGTGACGATCGCAGAACAAGGCGAAACCCTTCGTCCCGACTGGGTGGTGGTCAATCCGGATGAGGGCCACAAACGTCGCCTCCTGGTTCAGATCTACCCCGCTAGCCAATCGCTCGAAAAGAGCGTCAAAGGCTCTCGCTGGGCCGCTAGCCCCGCCACCCGCATGATGGAGCTGCTGCACGCCTGCGATGTGCGGCTGGGGCTAATTACCAATGGAGACCACTGGATGCTGGTGAATGCCCCCAAGGGCGAAACCACCGGCTACATCTCCTGGTATGCCACCCTCTGGCAAGAAGAGAACGTTACCCTGCGGGCGTTTCGCTCTCTGCTGGGGGTGGAGCGGTTCTTTAACGTGCCTGATGAGGAAACCCTGGATGCGCTGCTGGCTCAAAGCGTCAACAGCCAGCAGGAGGTGACCGACCAGCTGGGCTACCAAGTGCGCCGGGCCGTGGAGGTGCTGGTGCAATCGATTGATCGCATCGACCAAGACCGCAACCGAGATCTGCTGCGGGGCACAACCGAAACGCGGCTATACGAGGCGGCGCTGACGGTGATGATGCGGCTGGTGTTTTTGTTCTTTGCCGAAGAGAACCAGCTGATACCGCCCCAGGAGACGGAGTTTTACGACACCTTCTACGCCGTCACCACCCTGCGGGAGCAGCTGCGAGAGCAGGCCGACCAAAACGGTGAAGAGATTCTAGAGCGCAAGCACGATGCCTGGTGTCGGCTACTGGCCACCTTTCGAGCGGTGCACGGGGGCGTCCACCACGATGCGCTGTACATTCCGGCTTATGGGGGCAGTTTGTTTAACCCCGATCGCTTCCCCTTTTTAGAAGGGCGCAAAGCCGACACCCACTGGCTGGAGGTAGCCGCCGACCCAATTCCGGTGAACAACCGCACGGTGCTGCACCTGCTAGAGGCGCTGCAAGTGCTTCAGGTGCGGGTGCCGGGGGGCGGTGTGGAGTCGCGCAAGCTGTCGTTTCGGGCGCTGGATATTGAGCAGATTGGCCATGTGTATGAGGGCTTGCTCGACCATACCGCCGTGCGGGCCACGGAGCCGATTTTGGGCCTGGAGGGGTCTAAGAATAAGGAGCCGGAGGTATCGCTGACGGCCCTAGAGCAGCAGTGGCAAAAGGGCGAAGCGGCCCTGGTGGAGTTTTTGGCTAAGCAGACGGGGCGATCGCCCGCCGCCCTCAAAAAACGCATCCCAGCCCCTCACCCTAGCGCTAGCCCTGGGGGTGAGGGTGAGGGGAGTGTGGGCACCCAAGGCAATAAGCTCCTAATCGCCTGCAACAACGACCAGGCTCTCTGCCATCGCGTGCTGCCCTGGGTGGGTCTAATTCGCCTCGATACCTTTGACTACCCCACGGTGATTCCGGCGGGCAGTGTGTTTGTGACCCAGGGCAGCGATCGCCGCGAGACGGGCACCCACTACACCCCCAAAACCCTGACGGAAGAAATTGTTAAATATACTCTGGAGCCACTGGTGTATGAGGGCGTGGCCGAGGGCAAGCCGAAGGAAGACTGGCGGCTGAAGTCGGCGACGGAGCTGCTGGCGCTGAAGGTATGCGACATGGCCATGGGCAGCGGTGCCTTTTTGGTGCAGGTGTGTCGCTACCTGTCGGAGCGGCTGGTGGAAGCCTGGGAAATGGAAGAACCCTCTTGTGGGATAGCCGTCCCGGCTGTTCAAACCCCAGGGGCAAGCCAGAGGCCCATCCTACGGATTTTGCCCGATGGCTCGCTCTCCATGGCCGAACCGGGGGAGGCCATTCTACCCAATGACCCCGATGAGCGCCTAGCCGTGGCCCGCCGCATTATGGCCGATCGCTGCCTCTATGGGGTAGACAAAAACCCGATGGCGGTAGAGATGGCGAAGCTCTCCCTGTGGTTGATTACGCTGCAAAAGAATCGGCCCTTTACCTTTCTCGACCATGCCCTGCGCTGTGGCGATTCGCTGCTGGGGGTGACGCGGCGAGAGCAGATCGAGTTTTTGCACCTGAACCCAGATAACGAGGCGGTGCAGTTGCGCACGGTGTCGGAGATTTGGCGACCGCTGCTGGCCCAGGCGATCGCTAAACGTCAGGAGCTAGAGAGCTTTACGGTGAATGATATTCAAGACTTGGCTCGCAAGGAGGCGTTGCAGGCGGAGGCGGAGGCGCTGACGAGCAACATCAAAATTGCGGCGGATTATTTGATTGGCGAGGCCCTGGCCCAGGCGGGCAAGACGGGGAACCTGAAGGGGGAAGACTTGGGGGTGCTATCGGGGCTGGTGACGGATGCCCTGGAGGAACCGGACGAGCAGCAACGGGAGAATAAGCTGCGACAGATACGGGAGAAGGCGCAGCGGATGTTGAATTCGGGCAAGCCGGAGGGGCAGCCAACCAGGGAGCCGTTTCATTGGGCGTTGGAATTTCCTGAGGTGTTTTTGGAAGAAGGGGCACCGACAGGATTTTCGGCGATTGTAGGGAATCCACCATTTCAGGGGGGTGGAAAAATTTCAGATACTCTTGGGACAAATTACCGAGACTTACTCGTTCACTTTATCGCTAGGCAAAAAGGGAGTGCTGACTTATGTGCTTATTTCTTCTTGAGAGCTAATCAAACTACTCAAGTTCATGGGAACCTTGGTTTACTTGCCACAAGCACCATCGCTGAAGGAGATACTCGGAGTGTTGGACTTGAGCAGCTTTCGAATAGCAGTTTGACAATTTATCGTGCTATTGCAAATAGACAATGGTACGGAAACGCAACCGTTAGAATTTCTGCCATATGGCTTAGCAAAAAGCAGTGGTTAAACAAATTCTATTTAGATGAAAAACCTGTTCACGGAATTACGACATTTCTCACCCTGCCGGGCAAGGTCGCGGGAGAACCATTCAAATTATCAGTGAACAGAGCCAGGGTTTTCAAGGGACATAATGTTTATGGAATGGGCTTTTTTCTATCTAGTGAAGAAGCTCAAAATCTTGTAAACAAAAATAAACGCAATAACGAAGTAATACTTCCATATTTGAATGGAGAAGAACTTAACTCTAGCTCTAGTCAACCTGCAAGTAGGTATGTAATAAACTTCCGCAATTGGACTTATGAAGAGGCTTCACAATATGGAGAAGTATTGAAGATAGTTGAAGAGAGGGTAAAGCCTCAAAGGGCTAACAACAAGCGCCGTGCCCGTCGCGAGAAATGGTGGTTGTACGGAGATTATGCGATTGGTTTGGAAAAGGCGATTCAAGACATGGATAGAGTTCTTGCAATCGCAATCATAAGCGGATCCGGAGCATTTACGTTTGTGCCAAACAACCAAGTTTTTGCTCACAAGTTAGCAGTTTTCCCAATTGATGACTTCGCAAGCTTTTCCGTCCTACAATCAGGATTTCACTATTGTTGGGCTTGGAAGTACTCTTCTACAAACCTGTCTCTCTTGAATTATTCACCGTCAGACTGTTTTGAAACCTTCCCCTTCCCCGAAAACACAGACACTCTAGAAACCATTGGCGAAACCTACTACACCCACCGCCAAACCATCATGAAAACCCGCCAAGAAGGGCTCACCAAAACCTACAACCACTTCCACGACCCCACCTGCACCGACCCCGACATTCAAACCCTCCGCCACCTCCACATCCAAATGGACACCGCCGTCGCCGCCGCCTACGGCTGGCACGACATCCCCCTCAACCACGACTTCCACGACACTAAACAAGGCCTCCGCTTCACCATCAGCGAAGAGGCACGCCGCGAAGTCCTCGACAGACTCCTAGCCCTCAACCACCACCGCTACGCCGAAGAAGTCGCCCAAGGGCTGCACGATAAGAAGAAGGGTAAAGGGAAGGGGAAGAAACAAGCCCCAAAAAAATCTCAAACCAATGAAAGCTCTATCCAAGGCAATCTTTTTTAA
- a CDS encoding S8 family peptidase: MPIERGDGQFSHIRFQRVPNFQPDRRRRPFTPRRPPSPSDRTSHAQSVSFGFSQASEQVTETRQRIGIDPNRLFVLEFSSLNLDIRDAIERYQAWIVDEYDERDGDDRNYRFLIQFPTETSRQLFVRDLQLYREESDSTETLPPGMRRDFFDALQMPIRTPSREERMGIRLRQEGLPEQDLFYLDVDFWHPPTQAETRELRDAIRGLCERLGGRRIEEVQTSSLLLAKIQANRRLAEALLDLDLVARVDLPPRLAPAYSAVFNTDSPLTLPMPSDDDPMVCVVDSGVLSGHPFLVNWVIEERDFGTGEDTPTDLNGHGTSVAGLVVYGRVADCLESQTWQPQVKICSAKVLLNDAFGTPVFPDDRRVEAITEEAIRYFAAERQCKIFNLSVGISYEVYGDGRQFAWAEKLDELTRELDVVIVVSSGNHSDPPMPEEGLTREQFQAAVRDQLISDPAQRLCNPATAALALTVGAIASSDALGCEDTDGGVRLRDAFAAAPANAPPPFTRVGPGYASSASYPPVKPDLVGHGGNYALQTIAGGAPRWNRLTVNLGEPTLCLENNGQFVSSQVGTSFAAPHVAHAAAMAMASLTATLGRQPSANLIRALVGSSAATPNCPEGWLGGEDEKLRLVGYGLCNVNELIWSRQNAVRLIAMDVLEEDKLHVYRVPIPDVFMTTRGRRGISVALAYDPPVRASRREYLARTLQVEVLQGLTTNEVETYRAKQDNQGDLSLPARAKLDLRPPRERLQWSTLQVRHRSWPRKQFPVAEGESEPAVHVVVRCQQRFPTDDLPQGYGLVATFWHESQQVELYQALRNRITVEPTKIRVRG; this comes from the coding sequence ATGCCAATTGAACGGGGTGATGGGCAGTTTTCACACATTCGGTTTCAGCGTGTTCCCAATTTTCAGCCTGATCGTCGTCGTCGTCCTTTTACGCCACGTAGGCCACCATCTCCAAGCGATCGAACCTCCCATGCCCAGTCCGTCAGCTTTGGCTTTTCCCAGGCCAGTGAGCAGGTAACTGAAACCCGCCAGCGTATTGGCATTGACCCTAATCGTCTGTTTGTGCTGGAGTTTAGCAGCCTCAATCTGGATATTCGAGACGCCATTGAGCGCTATCAGGCCTGGATTGTGGATGAATACGACGAGCGCGATGGAGATGACCGAAATTATCGATTTCTGATCCAGTTCCCCACAGAGACTTCTCGTCAGCTTTTCGTAAGGGATTTGCAGCTCTACCGAGAGGAGTCTGATAGCACTGAGACTTTGCCTCCTGGGATGCGTCGAGATTTCTTTGATGCCTTACAAATGCCCATCCGTACCCCATCTAGGGAAGAGCGGATGGGCATTCGATTAAGGCAAGAGGGGCTGCCTGAACAAGACCTGTTTTATCTAGATGTGGATTTTTGGCACCCGCCTACTCAAGCGGAAACCCGAGAGTTGAGGGATGCAATTCGGGGACTCTGTGAGCGCCTGGGCGGTAGACGGATCGAGGAGGTGCAAACCTCAAGCCTGCTGCTGGCCAAGATTCAGGCGAACCGGCGGCTGGCAGAGGCTCTGCTAGATCTAGACCTGGTTGCTCGGGTCGATCTACCTCCTCGACTAGCCCCAGCCTACTCGGCTGTTTTCAATACTGACTCGCCCCTGACGCTGCCCATGCCCAGTGACGATGACCCCATGGTCTGCGTGGTGGATAGTGGCGTGCTGTCGGGTCATCCGTTTTTGGTCAACTGGGTGATTGAAGAGCGAGACTTTGGCACTGGGGAAGATACCCCCACCGACCTCAATGGGCATGGCACTTCGGTGGCGGGCCTGGTGGTCTACGGGCGAGTAGCCGATTGCTTGGAGTCACAAACCTGGCAACCTCAGGTCAAAATCTGTAGTGCCAAGGTGCTGCTTAACGATGCCTTTGGCACTCCGGTATTTCCAGACGATCGCCGGGTAGAGGCCATTACTGAGGAAGCAATTCGTTACTTTGCGGCAGAGCGGCAGTGTAAAATCTTCAACCTTTCCGTGGGCATTTCCTACGAGGTTTATGGAGACGGACGGCAGTTTGCCTGGGCCGAGAAGCTCGATGAGCTAACCAGGGAGCTGGATGTGGTGATTGTGGTGTCGTCTGGCAATCACTCTGACCCGCCAATGCCAGAGGAGGGGTTGACCCGTGAGCAGTTTCAGGCCGCTGTGAGGGATCAACTGATCTCTGACCCAGCTCAGCGGCTGTGTAACCCGGCAACGGCGGCGCTGGCTCTAACGGTGGGGGCGATCGCCAGTTCAGATGCTTTGGGGTGTGAGGATACAGACGGTGGGGTCAGGCTACGAGATGCGTTTGCGGCGGCCCCTGCGAATGCGCCGCCGCCTTTTACTCGGGTTGGGCCAGGGTATGCTAGCAGTGCCAGTTACCCGCCAGTCAAGCCGGATCTGGTGGGTCATGGCGGCAACTATGCCCTGCAAACCATTGCTGGGGGAGCACCGAGATGGAATCGCCTGACTGTAAATTTGGGTGAGCCTACGCTTTGCTTAGAGAATAACGGGCAGTTTGTCAGCAGCCAGGTAGGGACTTCGTTTGCTGCGCCCCATGTAGCCCATGCGGCGGCGATGGCGATGGCCAGTTTGACAGCTACCCTGGGACGGCAGCCTTCGGCTAATCTAATTCGGGCTTTGGTGGGGAGCAGTGCCGCTACGCCTAATTGCCCTGAGGGATGGCTAGGAGGGGAGGATGAGAAGCTGCGGCTGGTAGGCTACGGTCTGTGTAATGTGAATGAGCTGATTTGGTCGCGACAGAATGCGGTGCGGCTGATTGCCATGGATGTGCTGGAGGAGGATAAGCTGCATGTCTACCGGGTACCGATTCCGGATGTATTTATGACAACGAGGGGGCGGCGGGGCATTTCGGTGGCGCTGGCCTATGACCCGCCAGTGCGGGCAAGTCGTCGGGAGTATTTGGCGAGAACGCTACAGGTTGAGGTGTTGCAGGGGCTAACCACGAATGAGGTTGAGACTTACCGGGCTAAGCAGGATAACCAGGGTGATTTGAGCTTGCCTGCGAGAGCAAAGCTTGATTTGAGGCCGCCGCGAGAGCGTTTGCAGTGGTCTACGCTGCAAGTGAGGCATAGAAGCTGGCCTCGGAAGCAGTTTCCTGTAGCAGAGGGGGAATCTGAGCCTGCGGTGCATGTGGTGGTGCGGTGCCAGCAGCGATTTCCAACGGATGACTTACCCCAGGGGTATGGCTTAGTGGCGACGTTTTGGCATGAGTCCCAGCAAGTTGAGCTTTATCAGGCGTTGCGGAATCGGATTACAGTTGAGCCCACTAAAATTCGAGTCCGAGGGTAA